GCCGGCCACTCCTCGCCCGCCGGACCCGCCACCGGCGGCCGGGTGCGCCTGTTCGAACCCGACTGGCAGCACGACCCGGTCGACTTCCTCAACGCGGCCGCCGCCGAGTTCGCGACGACCGGCGTGGTCCGCACCGCCCGCCGCTGCCTCGCCGAGGTCGAGACGGCCCCGCCGGTGATGTTCGTGGGCGTCGAACTCACCCACTGGGAGGGCGACATCCACGCCCTGCCCACCCAGGCCCTCGGCCGGGCGATGGGCCTGGCCGCGCCCCCCTGGCCGGTCAACCTGGTCCTGCTCGACGTCACCGACGACCCGGTCGCCGGCTGGCTCCGCGACCACGTACGGCCCTTCTACCAGAGGGCGTTCTGAGCCCGCGGCCGTCCCGCACGGGCGACCGCCGCGGGCCCCTGGGCGCTTAAGCTGGTTCCATACTCCGGGCAACCTCCAGAAGGGGCGGTACAGGTGAGCGCCAGCGGCACCGCGGCGGCCGGACAGGTCGAGCACATGCTGCGCCAGGTGACCCCAGGGCGCTACGACGCCTACGAGGCCCTGCTGCGCGCCCTGGCGATGCCCTCCTCCGGCCAGATCTGGATGCTCCTGTGGCACGGTCAGGCCGGCTCCCCCGACGCCCAGTACGGGAACATGGAGGTCGAGGGGCACGGCTACGCGCCCTGCGTGACCTCCGCCCAGGAGCTGTCCGCCAGTGGCTGGAACCGCTCCTACGAAGTGGTCGACGGGCTCGACGTGGCGCGCACGCTCTACCCCGACCACTTCGGCCTCTGGCTCAACCCGCACGCGCCGGGCGGCGGCCTCGGCATCCCCTGGCTCGATCTGCGCCGTATCGCCACCGGCCTCGAGCGCCAGCCCGCCGGGCCGCTGCGGCTCTCCGAACCCGGCATCGAGGTGCCGCAGTTCTACGCCCTGCTCGCGCAGAACGCCCACCGCACCCCGGCCGTGCGCTCGTTGCGCCGCGCCTGGGTGCAGCCGGCCCTCGGGGCGCCGTATCTGGCCATCGGGCTCGACGTCTACGACACCTCGCCGCCGGCCGTCGACTCGGTGCGGGCGATGATGCAGCAGTCGATCGGCGCGGTCCCTGACGGGCTGCCGGTGTCGACGGTCGCGATGACCGACGAGAACGATCCGGTGGCGATGTGGATGCGGGCGAGCGCGCGTCCGTTCTACGACCGCGAGGCGCACGCCGCTCCCGGCGGCCACGCGCCGTCGGCCGGCTACGGCTACCCACCGGCGCACGGCGGTTACTGAGACGGTGCGAGCGGTTCTGCGCGCGTAGATGCAGCCGGAAGATCGACAAATGTCCGGTATTTAGGAATTCAGACCTGTCCGGCCCCCGTTACCCGCCGTCCGGATAACGGAACCCCCCTAACCGCATCACGTTTACGCATCCATTCACCGTCAACCCTGGCAGCAGATCGCCAAAGCGTTGAAGACTCCCGCACCAGGGGCCTTGTGCCTCGTGAGTACGACGGACTGAATCACGCCGCTACAGCGGCAAGTGCGGGCCGGCTACCGCCGGTTGAGAGGGGTCCCTGCCAGATGACGGCACCATTGCACGAGCCGACCGCGGAAGCGGCCCCGAGCGCGGCCGAGGAAGCGGCGGTCGCCACCACCGGGGTGACGGCCGTACAGGGGCGTTCCCTGGGGCGGATCGCCTGGGAGCGGCTCAAGCGGGACAAGCTCGCCCTCACCGGCGGCGTCGTCGTCCTCGTGCTCATCCTGCTGGCGCTGCTGGCCCCGGTGATCACGCACCTGGTCGGCCAGGACCCGGACGCCTACAACGAGAGCCTGATCGACCCCCTGTTCGGCACCCCGAAGGGTTCCCTGGGCGGCATCAGCGGCGACCACCTGCTCGGCGTCGAGCCGGTCAACGGCCGCGACATCTTCGCCCGCGTCCTCTACGGCGCCCGCGTCTCGCTCCTGGTCGGCTTCCTGTCCGCCATGGTCGCGGTGTTCCTCGGCACGATCCTCGGCATCCTCGCCGGATTCTTCGGCGGCTGGGTCGACTCGGTCATCAGCCGCGTGATGGACGGCCTGCTGGCCTTCCCGCAGCTGCTGTTCACGATCGCCCTGGTCTCCGTCATGCCGAACGCGATGCTGGGCCTCACCGGCTCGAACGTGCGCGTCTTCGTGATGATCCTGGTCATCGGGTTCTTCGGCTGGCCCTACATCGGGCGCGTGGTGCGCGGCCAGACCATCTCGATGCGCGAGCGCGAGTACGTCGAGGCCGCCCGCTCGCTGGGCGCCGGACGCCTGTACATCCTGTTCAAGGAGCTGCTGCCGAACCTCGTCGCCCCCATCGTCGTGTACACGACGATGATGATCCCGACGAACATCCTCACCGAGGCCGCGCTCAGCTTCCTCGGCGTGGGGGTCAAGCCGCCCACGTCCTCCTGGGGACAGATGCTCTCCAGCGCGATCGACTACTACGAGTCCGACCCCATGTACATGGTGGTCCCGGGTGTGGCGATCTTCATCACCGTCCTTGCCTTCAACCTCTTCGGCGACGGCGTGCGGGACGCGCTCGACCCGAAGGCGTCCCGCTGAAATCGCCGCACTCCAAGCGTCCCGTGGCTCCAACACGGGGTCTCTCATCTAATCCGGAGGATCCGAGATCGTGACTACCCAACGCACCCCAGGGCGGCGCAAGCAGGCGTTTGCCGCCGCTGCCGCGGTCGCCGCGCTGCTGACCACGGCGGCGTGCGGCGGCGGCGATGACGACAACGGCGGTTCGAAGAACGGCGCGGCCGGCTTCGACGCCGCCAACAACAAGGTCGCCCAGGCCTCCGAGGCCAAGAAGGGCGGCACGCTGAAGTTCGGTGGCGCCCAGGACGCCGACTCGTGGGACACCACGCGCGGCTACTACGGCTTCATGTGGAACTTCGCGCGCTACTACTCGCGCCAGCTCGTCACGAACAAGACCGAGGCCGGCAAGCCCGGCGCGGAGATCACCCCGGACCTCGCCTCGGGTCTCGCCAAGGTCACCGACGACGGCAAGACCTACACGTACACGCTGCGCGACGGTGTGACGTGGGAGGACGGCAAGCCGATCACGTCCAAGGACGTCAAGTACGGCATCGAGCGCGTCTGGGCCCAGGACGTCCTGTCCGGCGGCCCGACGTACCTGAAGGACTTCCTCGACCCCAAGGGCGAGTACAAGGGTCCCTACAAGGACACGTCCAAGGACAAGCTCGGTCTGAAGGCGATCGACACGCCCGACGACAAGACGATCGTCTTCCACCTGCCCGAGGCCAACTCGGACTTCGAGGAGGTGCTCGCCCTGGTCTCGGCCTCCCCGGTCCGCCAGGACAAGGACACCAAGTCGAAGTACAGCCTGCACCCGTTCTCCTCCGGTCCGTACAAGTTCGAGGCGTACAGCCCCGGCAAGAACCTGACCCTGGTGCGCAACCCGGAGTGGAAGCAGGCGTCGGACCCGGTCCGCAAGGCCTACCCGGACAAGATCACCGTCCAGTTCTTCTCGGACGCCAACCAGCTCGACCAGCGCCTGCTCAACGGTGACCTGGACCTGGACATCAACCAGACCGGCATGTCGCCGCAGGGCCGCACCACCGCCCTGAAGGAGCACAAGGCCAACCTGGACAACCCGGTCTCCGGCTACGTCCGTTACGCCGTCTTCCCGCAGAGCGTGAAGCCGTTCGACAACATCGAGTGCCGCAAGGCCGTCATCTACGGCGCCGACCACGTCTCGCTGCAGACCGCGCGCGGCGGCCCGGTCGCCGGTGGCGACATCGGCACCAACATGCTCCCGCCGTCCGTCCCGGGCGCCGAGGGCCAGAAGTACGACCCGTACGAGATCGCCGGTGCCAACAAGACCGGTAACGCCGACGAGGCCAAGAAGGCCCTGAAGGCGTGCGGCAAGCCGAACGGCTTCTCCACCACGATCGCGGTGCGCAACAACAAGCCGGTCGAGGTCGCCACGGCGCAGTCGCTCCAGGCGTCGCTGAAGAAGGTCGGCATCAACGCCCAGATCGACCAGTACGACGGTTCGCAGACGGCCGGCATCATCGGCTCCCCGTCGAACGTCAAGAAGAAGAACTACGGCATCATCATCATGGGCTGGGGCCCGGACTTCCCGTCCGTCCAGGGCTACGGTCTGCCCCTGTGGGACAGCAAGTACATCCTCGACAGCGGTAACAACAACTACGCGCTGATCAAGGACAAGGCGATCGACGGTCTCTTCGACACCTACGTCAAGACCCTCGACGACGCCGGCAAGACCAAGATCTCGACCGAGATCAACCACAAGGTCATGGAGGGCGCGTACTACCTGCCCTTCACCTTCGAGAAGTTCATCAACTGGCGCTCGGACAACCTGGCGAACGTGTACACGTCGAACGGCTACAGCGGCATGTACGACTTCGTCAACCTCGGTCTGAAGTCCGCGAAGTAATCCCGGCACACCCGCCGTACGGCACGAAAGGCAGGTGAAGGCCGGCGCGGCGGATCCGCGGGCCACCGGAAGACCTCCGGTGGCCCGCGGTCCGCAGCGGGCCGTTAGCTGTGCTCGCTTACCTCATCAGGCGGTTGTTCGCCGCCGCAGTGATGCTCGTGGTCATCGTCATGGTGGTCTTCGGCATCTTCTTCCTCGTCCCGAAGTGGGCGGGCGTCGACATCGCCGCGAGCTTCGTGGGCAAGCAGGCCGACCCTGCCGCCGTCGAGGCGGTCCGGGAGAAGCTCGGACTGAGTGACCCGATCTACCACCAGGTCTGGGAGTTCTTCAAGGGCATCTTCGTCGGACGCACCTACTCGGGCGGCGGCGACGTCACCGAGTGTGCCGCGCCCTGCTTCGGCTACTCCTTCCGCAGCGAGCAGGCCGTCTGGCCGGTGCTCACCGACCGCTTCCCGGTGACCCTGGGTCTCGCGCTCGGTGCCGCCGTGCTGTGGCTGGTCCTCGGCCTCGCGGCGGGTGTGCTCTCCGCGCTCAAGCGCGGCACCTTCTGGGACCGCGGCGCCATGGTCGTCGCCCTGGCGGGTGTCTCCCTCCCCATCTACTTCACCGGTCTGCTCAGCCTCGCGATCTTCGCGTTCGGGCTGCACTGGCTGGACGCCCAATACGTGCCCCTCGACCAGAGCTTCGGCGGCTACCTCGGCGGCATGATCCTGCCCTGGATCACCCTCGCGTTCCTGTACGCGGCGATGTACGCCCGGATCACCCGCGCCACCATGCTGGAGATCCTCGGCGAGGACTACATCCGCACCGCGCGCGCGAAGGGGCTCAAGGAGCAGGTCGTCATCGGCAAGCACGCCATGCGCTCCACGATGACGCCCATCCTGACCATGCTCGGCATGGACCTCGGCGCCCTCATCGGCGGCGCCATCCTGACGGAGTCGACGTTCAACCTGCCCGGCCTCGGCCGCGCGGTCCTCGACGCCATCAAGACCCAGGACCTGCCGATCATCCTGGGCGTCACCCTC
The sequence above is a segment of the Streptomyces griseoviridis genome. Coding sequences within it:
- a CDS encoding enhanced serine sensitivity protein SseB C-terminal domain-containing protein: MSASGTAAAGQVEHMLRQVTPGRYDAYEALLRALAMPSSGQIWMLLWHGQAGSPDAQYGNMEVEGHGYAPCVTSAQELSASGWNRSYEVVDGLDVARTLYPDHFGLWLNPHAPGGGLGIPWLDLRRIATGLERQPAGPLRLSEPGIEVPQFYALLAQNAHRTPAVRSLRRAWVQPALGAPYLAIGLDVYDTSPPAVDSVRAMMQQSIGAVPDGLPVSTVAMTDENDPVAMWMRASARPFYDREAHAAPGGHAPSAGYGYPPAHGGY
- a CDS encoding ABC transporter permease, whose product is MTAPLHEPTAEAAPSAAEEAAVATTGVTAVQGRSLGRIAWERLKRDKLALTGGVVVLVLILLALLAPVITHLVGQDPDAYNESLIDPLFGTPKGSLGGISGDHLLGVEPVNGRDIFARVLYGARVSLLVGFLSAMVAVFLGTILGILAGFFGGWVDSVISRVMDGLLAFPQLLFTIALVSVMPNAMLGLTGSNVRVFVMILVIGFFGWPYIGRVVRGQTISMREREYVEAARSLGAGRLYILFKELLPNLVAPIVVYTTMMIPTNILTEAALSFLGVGVKPPTSSWGQMLSSAIDYYESDPMYMVVPGVAIFITVLAFNLFGDGVRDALDPKASR
- a CDS encoding ABC transporter substrate-binding protein, translating into MTTQRTPGRRKQAFAAAAAVAALLTTAACGGGDDDNGGSKNGAAGFDAANNKVAQASEAKKGGTLKFGGAQDADSWDTTRGYYGFMWNFARYYSRQLVTNKTEAGKPGAEITPDLASGLAKVTDDGKTYTYTLRDGVTWEDGKPITSKDVKYGIERVWAQDVLSGGPTYLKDFLDPKGEYKGPYKDTSKDKLGLKAIDTPDDKTIVFHLPEANSDFEEVLALVSASPVRQDKDTKSKYSLHPFSSGPYKFEAYSPGKNLTLVRNPEWKQASDPVRKAYPDKITVQFFSDANQLDQRLLNGDLDLDINQTGMSPQGRTTALKEHKANLDNPVSGYVRYAVFPQSVKPFDNIECRKAVIYGADHVSLQTARGGPVAGGDIGTNMLPPSVPGAEGQKYDPYEIAGANKTGNADEAKKALKACGKPNGFSTTIAVRNNKPVEVATAQSLQASLKKVGINAQIDQYDGSQTAGIIGSPSNVKKKNYGIIIMGWGPDFPSVQGYGLPLWDSKYILDSGNNNYALIKDKAIDGLFDTYVKTLDDAGKTKISTEINHKVMEGAYYLPFTFEKFINWRSDNLANVYTSNGYSGMYDFVNLGLKSAK
- a CDS encoding ABC transporter permease; translated protein: MLAYLIRRLFAAAVMLVVIVMVVFGIFFLVPKWAGVDIAASFVGKQADPAAVEAVREKLGLSDPIYHQVWEFFKGIFVGRTYSGGGDVTECAAPCFGYSFRSEQAVWPVLTDRFPVTLGLALGAAVLWLVLGLAAGVLSALKRGTFWDRGAMVVALAGVSLPIYFTGLLSLAIFAFGLHWLDAQYVPLDQSFGGYLGGMILPWITLAFLYAAMYARITRATMLEILGEDYIRTARAKGLKEQVVIGKHAMRSTMTPILTMLGMDLGALIGGAILTESTFNLPGLGRAVLDAIKTQDLPIILGVTLITSLAVLLANLVVDILYAVIDPRVRLT